The Streptomyces sp. NBC_01255 genome window below encodes:
- a CDS encoding glycerol-3-phosphate dehydrogenase/oxidase, with protein sequence MTTLQSVPALGTHPASGSLPSRAETREQLSKATYDLLVIGGGILGISTAWHAAQSGLRVALVDAGDFAGATSSASSKLLHGGLRYLQTGAVKLVAENHFERRAVSRQVAPHLANPLTFYLPVYKGGPHGAAKLGAGVFAYSALSAFGDGVGHLLSPAKAAQDVPELRTDNLKAVAVYGDDQMNDARMALMTVRAAVDAGATVLNHAEVTGLRFTRGRVTGAELKDRTSGDEFGVTARLVLNATGPWVDHLRRMEDPNAAPSIRLSKGAHLVLKRTSPWKAALATPIDKYRITFALPWEDMLLLGTTDEEYEGDPGQVEVTEKDTAQILDEAAFSIRDQQLDRDLITYAFAGLRVLPGGPGDTSKAKRETVVTEGRGGMLSVAGGKWTTFRHIGRTVMKKLEALPGHPLGDDYESVSTLPKRLPLPGIANPNAVAHRLLSDGPAPGPRMAADTARHLATHYGSLSFDIARMANENPELARRIHPDAPEIWAQVAYARDHEWAETADDVLRRRTTLTIRGLATDEIRAGVESMLRK encoded by the coding sequence ATGACCACCCTGCAGAGCGTCCCTGCCCTTGGGACGCACCCGGCGTCCGGCTCCCTCCCGAGCCGCGCCGAGACCCGGGAGCAGCTTTCCAAGGCGACGTACGACCTCCTGGTCATCGGCGGCGGCATCCTGGGCATCTCCACCGCCTGGCACGCCGCGCAGTCCGGTCTGCGGGTGGCCCTGGTGGACGCCGGCGACTTCGCCGGCGCCACCTCCTCCGCCTCCTCCAAGCTGCTCCACGGCGGTCTGCGCTACCTGCAGACCGGCGCGGTGAAGCTGGTCGCGGAGAACCACTTCGAGCGGCGTGCGGTCTCCCGTCAGGTGGCACCGCACCTCGCCAACCCCCTCACCTTCTACCTGCCCGTCTACAAGGGCGGCCCGCACGGCGCGGCCAAGCTGGGCGCCGGCGTCTTCGCGTACTCCGCCCTGTCCGCCTTCGGTGACGGTGTCGGACACCTGCTCTCCCCCGCCAAGGCCGCCCAGGACGTGCCGGAGCTGCGGACGGACAACCTGAAGGCCGTGGCCGTCTACGGCGACGACCAGATGAACGACGCCCGCATGGCGCTGATGACGGTCCGCGCCGCCGTCGACGCCGGGGCCACCGTCCTCAACCACGCCGAGGTCACCGGCCTGCGCTTCACCCGGGGCCGGGTCACGGGCGCCGAGCTGAAGGACCGTACGAGCGGCGACGAGTTCGGCGTCACCGCCCGCCTGGTACTGAACGCGACCGGCCCGTGGGTCGACCACCTGCGCAGGATGGAGGACCCGAACGCGGCGCCCTCCATCCGTCTCTCCAAGGGCGCGCACCTGGTCCTCAAGCGGACCTCGCCGTGGAAGGCCGCGCTGGCCACCCCGATCGACAAGTACCGCATCACCTTCGCCCTCCCCTGGGAGGACATGCTGCTCCTCGGCACCACCGACGAGGAGTACGAGGGTGACCCCGGCCAGGTCGAGGTCACCGAGAAGGACACCGCCCAGATCCTGGACGAGGCCGCGTTCTCCATCCGCGACCAGCAGCTCGACCGCGATCTGATCACCTACGCCTTCGCGGGTCTCCGGGTGCTCCCGGGCGGTCCCGGCGACACCTCGAAGGCCAAGCGCGAAACGGTCGTCACCGAGGGCCGCGGCGGCATGCTGTCGGTGGCCGGCGGCAAGTGGACGACCTTCCGCCACATCGGCCGTACGGTGATGAAGAAGCTGGAGGCCCTCCCGGGCCACCCGCTGGGCGACGACTACGAGTCGGTCTCGACGCTGCCGAAGCGGCTCCCGCTGCCCGGTATCGCCAACCCGAACGCGGTCGCGCACCGGCTGCTCTCCGACGGCCCGGCGCCCGGTCCGCGGATGGCCGCCGACACCGCCAGGCACCTGGCGACGCACTACGGCTCGCTCTCCTTCGACATCGCCCGCATGGCGAACGAGAACCCGGAGCTCGCCCGGCGGATCCACCCGGACGCCCCGGAGATCTGGGCGCAGGTCGCCTACGCCCGCGACCACGAGTGGGCCGAGACGGCGGACGACGTGCTGCGCCGCCGTACGACGCTGACGATACGAGGCCTGGCGACGGACGAGATCCGCGCCGGTGTCGAGTCCATGCTGCGGAAGTAA
- the glpK gene encoding glycerol kinase GlpK: MTDAHTSGPFIAAIDQGTTSSRCIVFDKDGRIVSVDQKEHEQIFPKPGWVEHDAAEIWTNVQEVVAGALDKANITSADVKAIGITNQRETTLLWDKNTGEPVHNALVWQDTRTDALCKELGRNVGQDRFRRETGLPLASYFAGPKIRWMLDNVEGLRERAEAGDILFGTMDSWVIWNLTGGADGGVHVTDVTNASRTMLMNLHTLAWDEKIAESMGVPLNVLPEIRSSAEVYGHVKNGALAGVPVASALGDQQAALFGQTCFAEGEAKSTYGTGTFMLMNTGDKIINSYSGLLTTVGYQIGDQKPVYALEGSIAVTGSLVQWMRDQMGLIKSAAEIETLASSVEDNGGAYFVPAFSGLFAPYWRSDARGVIAGLTRYVTKAHIARAVLEATAWQTREITDAMTKDSGVELTALKVDGGMTSNNLLMQTLSDFLDAPVVRPMVAETTCLGAAYAAGLAVGFWPDTDALRANWRRAAEWTPRMDADRRDSEYKSWLKAVERTMGWIEDEE, translated from the coding sequence GTGACCGACGCACACACGTCCGGCCCCTTCATCGCGGCCATCGACCAGGGCACCACCTCCTCGCGCTGCATCGTCTTCGACAAGGACGGCCGGATCGTCTCGGTCGACCAGAAGGAGCACGAGCAGATCTTCCCGAAGCCGGGCTGGGTCGAGCACGACGCCGCCGAGATCTGGACCAACGTCCAGGAGGTCGTCGCCGGCGCCCTCGACAAGGCGAACATCACCTCCGCCGACGTCAAGGCGATCGGCATCACCAACCAGCGCGAGACCACGCTGCTCTGGGACAAGAACACCGGTGAGCCCGTCCACAACGCCCTCGTCTGGCAGGACACCCGCACCGACGCCCTCTGCAAGGAGCTCGGCCGCAACGTCGGCCAGGACCGCTTCCGCCGCGAGACCGGCCTGCCGCTGGCGAGCTACTTCGCCGGCCCGAAGATCCGCTGGATGCTCGACAACGTCGAGGGCCTGCGTGAGCGCGCCGAGGCCGGCGACATCCTCTTCGGCACCATGGACTCGTGGGTCATCTGGAACCTCACGGGCGGCGCCGACGGCGGCGTGCACGTCACCGACGTCACCAACGCCTCGCGCACCATGCTGATGAACCTCCACACGCTGGCCTGGGACGAGAAGATCGCGGAGTCGATGGGGGTCCCCCTCAACGTCCTCCCCGAGATCCGGTCCTCCGCCGAGGTCTACGGTCACGTCAAGAACGGCGCCCTCGCCGGTGTCCCGGTCGCCTCGGCGCTCGGCGACCAGCAGGCCGCCCTGTTCGGCCAGACCTGTTTCGCCGAGGGCGAGGCCAAGTCCACGTACGGCACCGGCACCTTCATGCTCATGAACACCGGTGACAAGATCATCAACTCCTACAGCGGCCTGCTGACCACGGTCGGCTACCAGATCGGCGACCAGAAGCCGGTCTACGCCCTGGAGGGCTCGATCGCCGTCACCGGTTCGCTGGTGCAGTGGATGCGCGACCAGATGGGCCTGATCAAGTCCGCGGCCGAGATCGAGACCCTCGCGTCCTCGGTCGAGGACAACGGCGGCGCCTACTTCGTGCCGGCCTTCTCCGGCCTGTTCGCCCCGTACTGGCGCTCCGACGCCCGCGGTGTGATCGCCGGCCTCACCCGGTACGTCACCAAGGCGCACATCGCCCGCGCCGTCCTGGAGGCCACCGCCTGGCAGACCCGCGAGATCACCGACGCCATGACGAAGGACTCCGGCGTCGAGCTGACCGCGCTGAAGGTCGACGGCGGCATGACCTCCAACAACCTGCTGATGCAGACCCTCTCGGACTTCCTGGACGCGCCCGTCGTGCGTCCGATGGTCGCCGAGACCACCTGCCTCGGTGCCGCCTACGCCGCCGGCCTGGCCGTCGGCTTCTGGCCGGACACCGACGCCCTGCGCGCCAACTGGCGCCGCGCGGCGGAATGGACCCCTCGCATGGACGCCGACAGGCGTGACAGCGAGTACAAGAGCTGGCTCAAGGCCGTGGAGCGGACCATGGGCTGGATCGAGGACGAGGAGTAA
- a CDS encoding MIP/aquaporin family protein produces MSSSDIFLGETIGTAVLILLGGGVCAAVTLKSSKARNAGWLAITFGWGFAVMTAVYMTASLSGAHLNPAVTVGIAFKDGEWGNVPVYIAGQMLGAMIGAALVWVAYYGQFQAHLRDPETVGETPIEGPGPVLGIFSTGPEIRNTWQNLATEVIGTVVLVLAVLTQGLNDSGKGLGVIGALITAFVVVSIGLSLGGPTGYAINPARDLGPRIVHALLPLPNKGGSDWSYAWIPVAGPLIGGAIAAGIYTIAFA; encoded by the coding sequence GTGTCCAGCTCCGACATCTTCCTCGGCGAGACCATCGGTACCGCCGTACTCATCCTGCTCGGCGGCGGTGTCTGTGCCGCCGTCACGCTCAAGAGCTCGAAGGCCCGCAACGCGGGCTGGCTCGCGATCACCTTCGGGTGGGGCTTCGCCGTCATGACGGCCGTCTACATGACGGCTTCCCTCTCCGGCGCCCATCTGAACCCCGCCGTCACGGTCGGCATCGCGTTCAAGGACGGGGAGTGGGGCAACGTCCCCGTCTACATCGCCGGCCAGATGCTCGGCGCGATGATCGGCGCGGCGCTGGTCTGGGTGGCCTACTACGGACAGTTCCAGGCCCACCTCAGGGACCCGGAGACCGTCGGCGAGACGCCGATCGAGGGCCCCGGCCCGGTGCTCGGCATCTTCTCCACCGGCCCCGAGATCCGGAACACCTGGCAGAACCTGGCCACCGAGGTCATCGGCACCGTCGTGCTGGTCCTCGCGGTGCTCACGCAGGGCCTGAACGACAGCGGCAAGGGCCTCGGCGTCATAGGCGCGCTCATCACCGCCTTCGTCGTCGTCTCCATCGGCCTCTCGCTCGGCGGCCCGACCGGCTACGCCATCAACCCGGCCCGTGACCTCGGCCCGCGCATCGTGCACGCGCTGCTCCCGCTGCCGAACAAGGGCGGCTCCGACTGGAGCTACGCCTGGATCCCGGTCGCCGGTCCGCTGATCGGTGGAGCCATCGCCGCGGGTATCTACACCATCGCGTTCGCCTGA
- a CDS encoding IclR family transcriptional regulator, whose product MAKNIQSLERAAAMLRLLAGGERRLGLSDIASSLGLAKGTAHGILRTLQAEGFVEQEAASGRYQLGAELLRLGNSYLDVHELRARALVWTDDLARSSGESVHLGVLHQRGVLIVHHVFRPDDSRQVLEVGAMQPLHSTALGKVLSAYDPVAHSEVLEVEREAFTPRTTTELGAFESLLDLARAKGWAEDVEETWEGVASVAAPIHDRRRMPVGAVAVTGAVERLRPGGELRPELVAAVRDCARAVSRDLGAGRF is encoded by the coding sequence ATGGCGAAGAACATCCAGTCGCTTGAACGGGCGGCGGCGATGCTGCGACTGCTCGCGGGCGGCGAGCGCCGGCTCGGCCTGTCCGACATCGCGTCCTCACTGGGGCTCGCGAAGGGCACGGCGCACGGGATCCTGCGCACCCTCCAGGCGGAGGGCTTCGTGGAGCAGGAGGCGGCCTCGGGCCGCTACCAGTTGGGGGCGGAACTGCTGCGGCTCGGCAACAGCTATCTGGACGTGCACGAGCTGCGGGCCCGGGCCCTCGTCTGGACGGACGACCTCGCGCGGTCGAGCGGCGAGAGCGTGCACCTGGGGGTGCTGCACCAGCGCGGCGTCCTGATCGTGCACCACGTCTTCCGGCCGGACGACAGCCGCCAGGTCCTGGAGGTGGGTGCCATGCAGCCGCTGCACTCCACCGCGCTCGGGAAGGTCCTCTCGGCCTACGACCCGGTGGCCCACAGCGAGGTGCTGGAGGTCGAACGGGAGGCGTTCACGCCCCGGACGACCACGGAGCTCGGCGCCTTCGAGTCACTGCTCGACCTGGCGCGCGCCAAGGGCTGGGCCGAGGACGTGGAGGAGACCTGGGAGGGCGTGGCCTCGGTGGCGGCGCCGATCCACGACCGGCGGCGGATGCCGGTGGGCGCGGTGGCGGTCACGGGCGCGGTGGAGCGGCTCCGCCCCGGCGGGGAGCTGCGCCCCGAACTGGTGGCGGCGGTGCGGGACTGCGCCCGCGCGGTCTCCCGGGACCTGGGGGCCGGCCGCTTCTGA
- the metH gene encoding methionine synthase, with amino-acid sequence MASLPTPSADSRNRAAALREALASRVVVADGAMGTMLQAQDPTLEDFQNLEGCNEILNVTRPDIVRSVHEAYFEVGVDCVETNTFGSNHSAAGEYEIADRIHELSESGARIAREVADEFTAKDGRQRWVLGSIGPGTKLPSLGHITYDVLRDGYQQNAEGLLAGGADALIVETTQDLLQTKSSLIGARRAMDALGVDVPLICSLAFETTGVMLLGSEIGAALTALEPLGIDMIGLNCSTGPAEMSEHLRYLARHSRTPLMCMPNAGLPVLTKDGAYFPLTPPEMADAQENFVRDYGLSLIGGCCGSTPEHLRHVVERVRGVTPPDRTPHPEPGAASLYQTVPFRQDTAYMAIGERTNANGSKKFREAMLEARWDDCVEMARDQIREGAHMLDLCVDYVGRDGVADMEELAGRFATASTLPIVLDSTEVDVIQAGLEKLGGRAVINSVNYEDGDGPESRFAKVTRLAQEHGAALIALTIDEEGQARTVEHKVAIAERLIDDLTGNWGIHESDILIDTLTFTICTGQEESRKDGIATIGAIRELKRRHPDVQTTLGLSNISFGLNPAARILLNSVFLDECVKAGLDSAIVHASKILPIARFDDEQVTTALDLIYDRRAEGYDPLQKLMALFEGVNTKSMKAGKTEELLALPLDERLKRRIIDGEKNGLEADLDEALAERPALDIVNETLLDGMKTVGELFGSGQMQLPFVLQSAEVMKTAVAHLEPHMEKSDAEGKGTIVLATVRGDVHDIGKNLVDIILSNNGYNVVNIGIKQPVSAILEAAEEHKADVIGMSGLLVKSTVIMKENLQELNQRELAAKYPVILGGAALTRAYVEQDLHEIYQGEVRYARDAFEGLRLMDALISVKRGVPGAALPELKPRRVAKRDTPVLQVEEPEEPGGRSDVAVDNPVPTPPFWGTRVVKGIPLKDYASWLDEGALFKGQWGLKQARAGGATYEELVESEGRPRLRGLLEKLHTENLLEAAVVYGYFPCVSKGEDLIILDEAGNERTRFTFPRQRRGRRLCLADFFRPEESGETDVVGLQVVTVGSKIGEATAKLFASDSYRDYLELHGLSVQLAEAMAEYWHARVRAELGFGGEDPAKVEDMFDLKYRGARFSLGYGACPDLEDRAKIADLLRPERIGVHLSEEFQLHPEQSTDAIVIHHPEAKYFNAR; translated from the coding sequence ATGGCCTCGTTGCCGACCCCTTCCGCTGACAGCCGGAACCGCGCCGCAGCCCTCCGTGAGGCACTCGCCAGCCGAGTGGTCGTCGCCGACGGCGCCATGGGCACCATGCTCCAGGCGCAGGACCCCACCCTCGAGGACTTCCAGAACCTCGAAGGCTGCAACGAGATCCTGAACGTGACGCGCCCCGACATCGTCCGCTCGGTCCACGAGGCGTACTTCGAGGTCGGCGTCGACTGCGTCGAGACGAACACCTTCGGCTCCAACCACTCGGCTGCCGGCGAGTACGAGATCGCCGACCGGATCCACGAGCTCTCCGAGTCGGGCGCCCGGATCGCCCGCGAGGTCGCCGACGAGTTCACCGCCAAGGACGGCCGCCAGCGCTGGGTGCTGGGCTCCATCGGCCCGGGCACCAAGCTCCCGTCGCTCGGCCACATCACGTACGACGTGCTCCGCGACGGCTACCAGCAGAACGCCGAGGGCCTGCTGGCCGGCGGTGCGGACGCCCTGATCGTCGAGACGACCCAGGACCTGCTGCAGACCAAGTCGAGCCTCATCGGCGCGCGCCGTGCCATGGACGCCCTGGGCGTCGACGTGCCCCTCATCTGTTCGCTCGCCTTCGAGACCACGGGCGTCATGCTGCTCGGCTCGGAGATCGGCGCCGCGCTGACGGCCCTGGAGCCGCTCGGCATCGACATGATCGGCCTGAACTGCTCCACCGGTCCGGCCGAGATGAGCGAGCACCTGCGCTACCTCGCCCGCCACTCGCGTACGCCCCTGATGTGCATGCCGAACGCCGGCCTGCCCGTGCTGACCAAGGACGGCGCGTACTTCCCGCTGACGCCGCCGGAGATGGCCGACGCCCAGGAGAACTTCGTCCGCGACTACGGCCTGTCGCTGATCGGCGGCTGCTGCGGCTCGACCCCCGAGCACCTGCGCCATGTCGTCGAGCGGGTCCGGGGCGTCACGCCCCCCGACCGCACTCCGCACCCCGAGCCCGGCGCCGCCTCGCTCTACCAGACGGTCCCGTTCCGCCAGGACACCGCGTACATGGCGATCGGCGAGCGGACGAACGCCAACGGCTCCAAGAAGTTCCGCGAGGCCATGCTCGAGGCCCGCTGGGACGACTGCGTCGAGATGGCCCGCGACCAGATCCGCGAGGGCGCGCACATGCTCGACCTCTGCGTGGACTACGTCGGCCGCGACGGCGTCGCCGACATGGAGGAGCTGGCCGGCCGCTTCGCCACCGCGTCCACCCTGCCGATCGTCCTCGACTCCACCGAGGTCGACGTCATCCAGGCCGGTCTCGAGAAGCTCGGCGGCCGGGCCGTCATCAACTCCGTCAACTACGAGGACGGCGACGGCCCCGAGTCCCGCTTCGCGAAGGTCACCCGGCTGGCGCAGGAGCACGGCGCCGCGCTCATCGCCCTCACCATCGACGAGGAGGGCCAGGCCCGTACCGTCGAGCACAAGGTCGCCATCGCCGAGCGGCTCATCGACGACCTCACCGGCAACTGGGGCATCCACGAGTCGGACATCCTCATCGACACCCTGACCTTCACGATCTGCACGGGTCAGGAGGAGTCGCGCAAGGACGGCATCGCCACGATCGGGGCGATCCGCGAGCTGAAGCGGCGGCACCCGGACGTCCAGACCACCCTGGGCCTGTCGAACATCTCCTTCGGCCTCAACCCGGCCGCGCGCATCCTCCTCAACTCGGTCTTCCTCGACGAGTGCGTGAAGGCCGGCCTCGACTCGGCGATCGTGCACGCCTCGAAGATCCTGCCGATCGCCCGCTTCGACGACGAGCAGGTCACGACGGCCCTCGACCTGATCTACGACCGTCGCGCCGAGGGCTACGACCCGCTGCAGAAGCTGATGGCGCTGTTCGAGGGCGTCAACACCAAGTCGATGAAGGCCGGCAAGACCGAGGAGCTCCTCGCGCTGCCGCTCGACGAGCGGCTGAAGCGCCGGATCATCGACGGTGAGAAGAACGGCCTGGAGGCGGACCTCGACGAAGCCCTCGCCGAGCGCCCCGCCCTCGACATCGTCAACGAGACCCTGCTCGACGGCATGAAGACCGTGGGCGAGCTCTTCGGCTCCGGTCAGATGCAGCTGCCGTTCGTGCTCCAGTCCGCCGAGGTCATGAAGACCGCGGTCGCCCACCTCGAACCGCACATGGAGAAGTCCGACGCCGAGGGGAAGGGCACCATCGTCCTCGCGACGGTCCGCGGCGACGTCCACGACATCGGCAAGAACCTCGTCGACATCATCCTCTCCAACAACGGCTACAACGTCGTCAACATCGGCATCAAGCAGCCCGTCTCCGCGATCCTGGAAGCCGCCGAGGAGCACAAGGCCGACGTCATCGGCATGTCGGGTCTCCTCGTCAAGTCCACCGTGATCATGAAGGAGAACCTGCAGGAGCTGAACCAGCGCGAGCTGGCCGCCAAGTACCCCGTGATCCTCGGCGGCGCGGCGCTCACCCGGGCCTACGTCGAGCAGGACCTCCACGAGATCTACCAGGGCGAGGTGCGGTACGCCCGCGACGCCTTCGAGGGCCTGCGCCTCATGGACGCCCTCATCTCCGTCAAGCGCGGCGTCCCCGGAGCAGCGCTCCCCGAGCTCAAGCCGCGCCGCGTCGCCAAGCGCGACACTCCGGTCCTCCAGGTGGAGGAGCCGGAGGAGCCCGGCGGCCGCTCCGACGTCGCCGTCGACAACCCCGTCCCCACCCCGCCGTTCTGGGGCACCCGCGTGGTCAAGGGCATCCCGCTCAAGGACTACGCCTCCTGGCTGGACGAGGGCGCCCTCTTCAAGGGCCAATGGGGCCTCAAGCAGGCCCGCGCGGGCGGCGCCACGTACGAGGAGCTCGTCGAGAGCGAGGGCCGGCCGCGCCTGCGGGGCCTCCTGGAGAAGCTGCACACCGAGAACCTGCTCGAAGCGGCCGTGGTCTACGGCTACTTCCCCTGCGTCTCCAAGGGCGAGGACCTGATCATCCTCGACGAGGCGGGCAACGAGCGGACCCGCTTCACCTTCCCCCGCCAGCGCCGGGGCCGCCGCCTCTGCCTCGCGGACTTCTTCCGCCCGGAGGAGTCCGGCGAGACCGACGTCGTCGGCCTCCAGGTGGTCACCGTCGGGTCGAAGATCGGCGAGGCCACGGCCAAGCTCTTCGCGTCCGACTCCTACCGCGACTACCTGGAGCTGCACGGCCTGTCCGTCCAGCTCGCCGAGGCCATGGCCGAGTACTGGCACGCCCGGGTCCGCGCCGAGCTCGGATTCGGCGGCGAGGACCCGGCCAAGGTCGAGGACATGTTCGACCTCAAGTACCGGGGCGCGCGCTTCTCCCTCGGGTACGGCGCCTGCCCCGACCTGGAGGACCGCGCGAAGATCGCGGACCTGCTGCGGCCGGAGCGGATCGGCGTGCACCTGTCGGAGGAGTTCCAGCTCCACCCCGAGCAGTCGACCGACGCCATCGTCATCCACCATCCCGAGGCGAAGTACTTCAACGCACGGTGA
- a CDS encoding HAD family hydrolase → MTSTVPASLLRTNGSSALQAVFLDMDGTLVDTEGFWWDAEVEVFADLGHRLDEAWRDIVVGGPMTRSAGYLIESTGADITLEELTVLLNEKFTQRIERGVPLMPGAERLLAELARHNIPTALVSASHRRIIDRILVSLGRDRFALTVAGDEVVRTKPHPEPYLTAARGVGADPALCAVIEDTATGVAAAEAAGCRVVAVPSVAPIAPSPGRVVVRSLEEVDVPFLRTLITGI, encoded by the coding sequence ATGACCAGTACGGTCCCCGCGTCCCTGCTCCGCACGAACGGAAGCTCCGCGCTGCAGGCGGTCTTCCTCGACATGGACGGGACCCTCGTCGACACGGAGGGGTTCTGGTGGGACGCCGAGGTCGAGGTCTTCGCCGACCTCGGGCACCGGCTGGACGAGGCCTGGCGGGACATCGTCGTGGGCGGCCCGATGACCCGCAGCGCGGGCTACCTCATCGAGTCCACGGGCGCCGACATCACCCTCGAGGAGCTGACCGTCCTGCTCAACGAGAAGTTCACGCAGCGCATCGAGCGGGGCGTCCCGCTCATGCCCGGCGCCGAGCGTCTCCTCGCCGAGCTGGCCCGGCACAACATCCCTACCGCCCTGGTCTCCGCCTCGCACCGGCGGATCATCGACCGGATCCTGGTCTCGCTCGGCCGGGACCGCTTCGCGCTCACCGTCGCAGGGGACGAGGTCGTCCGCACCAAGCCGCACCCCGAGCCGTACCTGACGGCCGCGCGCGGCGTCGGTGCCGACCCGGCCCTGTGCGCCGTCATCGAGGACACGGCGACCGGTGTGGCGGCCGCCGAGGCGGCCGGCTGCCGGGTCGTCGCGGTGCCCTCCGTCGCCCCGATCGCACCCTCCCCGGGCCGCGTCGTCGTGCGGTCCCTGGAGGAAGTCGACGTGCCCTTCCTGCGCACATTGATCACCGGAATTTGA
- a CDS encoding ABC transporter substrate-binding protein, translated as MNRKTLVLPAAAVLLAPLLAACGGAEDGRAIVVGTTDQFIATEDAPAPLDPAFAYDTGTWNILRQTVQTLLHVPRGGGEPVPEAAQNCGFSDKASESYRCKLRSGLTFADGTPVTAEDVKFSIERVLKIKSDNGTAALLSNVDTVETKGDAEVVFHLKAPDATFPYKLSTPVAGILSKDKYDAGKLRDGFDVDGSGPYTMKVEREGDKAARFVFTRNPKYKGDIVPRNDEVELRAFADAGAMGNALESDDIDMMARSLSQKQIKDLTETPKERIRVTEVPGLEIRYLGFNTKAPSVKEKAVRQAMAAVVDRGALVNGVYGPTAEPLYSLIPSSITGHATPFYDTYGEPDAGRAAKILKDAGVKTPVKVTLNYTTDHYGAETAQEFEALKKQLVSTGLFDATTRGAEWSTFRPAQKRGDYAVYGLGWFPDFPDPDNYVAPFLDSDNFLNTPYVNKVVRDQLIPRSRRQADRTAASPVYAQIQKIVAEDVPVLPLWQGKQYVAARDDLTGVEYALNTSSDLLLWELGRGTA; from the coding sequence ATGAACCGCAAGACCCTGGTGCTGCCCGCCGCGGCCGTACTGCTGGCCCCCCTGCTCGCCGCGTGTGGCGGAGCGGAGGACGGCAGAGCGATCGTCGTCGGCACCACGGACCAGTTCATCGCGACCGAGGACGCCCCCGCCCCCCTCGACCCGGCCTTCGCCTACGACACCGGCACCTGGAACATCCTGCGGCAGACCGTCCAGACCCTGCTGCACGTGCCCCGCGGCGGCGGTGAGCCCGTCCCCGAGGCCGCCCAGAACTGCGGCTTCTCCGACAAGGCCAGCGAGAGCTACCGCTGCAAGCTCCGCTCCGGCCTCACCTTCGCCGACGGCACCCCGGTCACCGCCGAGGACGTCAAGTTCTCCATCGAGCGCGTGCTGAAGATCAAGTCGGACAACGGAACGGCCGCGCTCCTCTCCAACGTCGACACCGTCGAGACCAAGGGCGACGCCGAGGTCGTCTTCCACCTCAAGGCCCCCGACGCCACCTTCCCGTACAAGCTCTCCACCCCGGTCGCCGGCATCCTCAGCAAGGACAAGTACGACGCCGGGAAGCTCCGTGACGGCTTCGACGTCGACGGCTCGGGCCCGTACACCATGAAGGTCGAGCGCGAGGGCGACAAGGCCGCCCGCTTCGTCTTCACCAGGAACCCGAAGTACAAGGGCGACATCGTCCCGCGGAACGACGAGGTCGAGCTGCGCGCCTTCGCCGACGCCGGCGCCATGGGCAACGCCCTGGAGAGCGACGACATCGACATGATGGCCCGCTCCCTGTCGCAGAAGCAGATCAAGGACCTCACCGAGACCCCCAAGGAGCGCATCCGCGTCACCGAGGTCCCGGGCCTGGAGATCCGCTACCTCGGCTTCAACACCAAGGCCCCCTCCGTCAAGGAGAAGGCCGTACGCCAGGCCATGGCCGCCGTCGTCGACCGGGGCGCCCTCGTCAACGGCGTCTACGGCCCCACCGCCGAGCCGCTCTACTCGCTGATCCCCTCCAGCATCACCGGCCACGCGACCCCCTTCTACGACACGTACGGCGAGCCCGACGCCGGCCGCGCCGCCAAGATCCTCAAGGACGCCGGCGTCAAGACCCCGGTCAAGGTGACCCTGAACTACACCACCGACCACTACGGCGCCGAGACCGCCCAGGAGTTCGAGGCGCTCAAGAAGCAGCTCGTCTCCACCGGACTCTTCGACGCCACCACCCGCGGCGCGGAGTGGTCGACCTTCCGCCCGGCCCAGAAGCGCGGCGACTACGCCGTCTACGGCCTCGGCTGGTTCCCGGACTTCCCGGACCCGGACAACTACGTCGCTCCCTTCCTCGACAGCGACAACTTCCTCAACACCCCGTACGTCAACAAGGTCGTCCGCGACCAGCTCATCCCGCGGTCGCGCCGCCAGGCCGACCGCACCGCCGCGAGCCCCGTCTACGCGCAGATCCAGAAGATCGTCGCCGAGGACGTGCCCGTCCTGCCGCTGTGGCAGGGCAAGCAGTACGTCGCCGCGCGCGACGACCTCACCGGAGTCGAGTACGCGCTCAACACGTCGTCCGACCTCCTGCTGTGGGAACTGGGCCGCGGCACCGCCTAG